In a genomic window of Amycolatopsis japonica:
- the eccCa gene encoding type VII secretion protein EccCa, which yields MSATRDRLPALGEQPGEIVLQSPPMLPKGSSGGAMQLLMFMPMMLGMGAMSFVYIGRDGGVMTYIFGALFLTAMVGMVVMSLGRGGAQKKAQINEERRDYQRYLTGLRGQVREIADNQRAAMAALQPDPADLWAYIETGKLWDRRKSDPQFGQVRVGTGPQRLATPLKAPQTVPLEDLDPVCSTNLKHFIRTYSTVDGLPVAISLRSFAQVSLSGRRPDTLGTARALLTQLATFHSPGDLRIALCVKDDRLHDWEWAKWLPHVASTAADAAGPRRLVDADSGKLADLLGPDLADRPAFTRRPDARLDLPHVVVIVDGGHVHGDTRLVAEEGRLGVTVVEIGTEQPRSVSSERLLSLHMSPEQLGMVVGDGTEQRLGFLGKPDTLDRGAAEALSRMLTPLFQGAAVVSEAPMSATFGLAGLLGIGDPRDTDTAVTWAPRSARDRLRIPLGVNPEGRPVDLDLKESAEGGMGPHGLVIGATGSGKSELLRTLVTALAVTHSSEKLNLALIDFKGGATFAGMTGLPHTCAVITNLSDDLALVDRMADALNGELLRRQELLHAAGNYASVRDYEKARESGVNLRPLPSLLVIIDEFSELLSSRPEFIDLFVAIGRLGRSLGIHLLLASQRLEEGRLRGLDSHLSYRIGLRTFSASESRAVLGVADAYQLPPVPGSAYLKSDNDTLIRLKAAYVSGELPPRSKIVRKDGRSLGLMPFTLAPVEIPVTVEAEEPVEKGTGETIIGAMISRIEGKGPEAHQIWLPPLAEPPTLDQLLPPLGEDPERGLCPLGWGGNGKLMIPVALVDKPFEQRRDMLWADFSGAAGHALIVGAPQSGKSTLMRDIAAMLALTHTPEEVQLFVLDMGGGALAPIAGLPHVSGYATRRDAQRCRRVVAELTTLLEQREEFFSANGIESITTFRQRRSEFRESTEGREFGDVFLFVDNWTTIRQEYEQLEEQITSLASRGLGFGIHVVVSINQWMGMRAPLRDAIGTKFELRLGEPADSLIDRKIAQNVPADRPGRGLTADKLHFLAALPRIDSDQRPDTVGVGGLDLNRRISAAWKGAAAPSVRLLPPEVPLDSLESGPRKQITLGIAESNLRPVHLDFATEPHFLAFGDVESGKSSLLRAIAQGIVSKYSPEEAAIVVADYRRGMLGAVPDSHLLGYAGSETVLSGLIEQCQQAMRNRLPGADVTPEQLRNRSWWRGPELFVLVDDYEMVATVGRNPLQPLLEFLPQARDIGLHLVIARGSGGAGRSLFEPVLQRIRELGSPGLVMSGSRDEGALLGDVKPGPQPAGRGVLVSRRDGTGLVQVAWTKPVED from the coding sequence ATGAGCGCCACTCGCGACCGCCTGCCGGCCCTGGGCGAGCAGCCCGGTGAGATCGTCCTGCAGTCCCCGCCGATGCTGCCGAAGGGCTCCTCCGGCGGAGCCATGCAGCTGCTGATGTTCATGCCGATGATGCTGGGCATGGGCGCCATGTCGTTCGTCTACATCGGACGCGACGGCGGGGTCATGACCTACATCTTCGGCGCGTTGTTCCTCACCGCGATGGTGGGCATGGTGGTGATGTCGCTCGGCCGCGGCGGCGCGCAGAAGAAGGCGCAGATCAACGAGGAACGCCGGGACTACCAGCGGTATCTGACCGGTTTGCGCGGCCAGGTCCGCGAGATCGCGGACAACCAGCGGGCGGCGATGGCCGCGTTGCAGCCCGACCCGGCGGATCTGTGGGCGTACATCGAGACGGGGAAGCTGTGGGATCGCCGCAAATCCGATCCGCAGTTCGGGCAGGTGCGCGTCGGGACAGGGCCGCAGCGGCTGGCGACACCGCTGAAGGCGCCGCAGACCGTGCCACTGGAAGACCTCGACCCGGTGTGCTCGACGAACCTCAAGCACTTCATCCGCACCTACTCGACGGTGGACGGTCTTCCGGTCGCGATCTCGCTGCGGTCGTTCGCGCAGGTCAGCCTGTCCGGCCGCCGTCCGGACACCCTCGGCACGGCGCGGGCGCTGCTGACCCAGCTCGCGACCTTCCACTCGCCCGGTGACCTGCGGATCGCGTTGTGCGTCAAGGACGACAGGCTGCACGACTGGGAATGGGCGAAGTGGCTGCCGCATGTCGCCTCGACCGCGGCCGACGCCGCCGGCCCGCGACGGCTCGTCGACGCGGACTCCGGGAAGCTCGCCGATCTCCTCGGCCCCGACCTCGCCGACCGGCCCGCGTTCACCCGGCGGCCGGACGCCCGGCTGGACCTGCCGCACGTCGTCGTGATCGTCGACGGCGGGCACGTCCACGGCGACACCCGGCTCGTCGCCGAAGAAGGCAGGCTCGGCGTCACCGTGGTGGAGATCGGCACGGAGCAGCCGCGCTCGGTCTCGTCGGAACGGTTGTTGAGCCTGCACATGAGTCCCGAACAGCTCGGCATGGTCGTCGGCGACGGGACGGAGCAGCGGCTCGGGTTCCTCGGCAAGCCGGACACCTTGGACCGCGGGGCCGCCGAAGCGCTGTCCCGGATGCTGACGCCGCTGTTCCAGGGGGCGGCGGTGGTCAGCGAGGCGCCAATGTCGGCGACGTTCGGGCTGGCGGGGCTGCTCGGCATCGGCGATCCGCGCGACACCGACACCGCGGTCACCTGGGCACCGCGTTCGGCGCGGGACCGGCTGCGGATCCCGTTGGGCGTCAACCCCGAAGGCAGGCCCGTCGACCTCGACCTCAAGGAGTCGGCGGAAGGCGGCATGGGTCCGCACGGCCTCGTCATCGGCGCGACCGGATCCGGCAAGAGCGAGCTGCTGCGGACACTGGTCACCGCGCTCGCCGTCACGCATTCTTCGGAGAAGCTCAACCTCGCGCTGATCGACTTCAAGGGCGGCGCGACGTTCGCGGGGATGACCGGGCTGCCGCACACCTGCGCCGTCATCACCAACCTGTCCGACGACCTCGCGCTGGTCGACCGCATGGCGGACGCGCTGAACGGCGAACTGTTGCGGCGTCAGGAGCTCCTGCACGCCGCCGGGAACTACGCGTCGGTGCGGGACTACGAAAAGGCCAGGGAATCGGGTGTCAACCTGCGGCCGCTGCCGTCGCTGCTGGTGATCATCGACGAATTCAGCGAGCTGCTGTCGTCGCGGCCGGAGTTCATCGACCTGTTCGTCGCGATCGGGCGGCTGGGCCGGAGCCTCGGGATCCATCTGCTGCTGGCCTCGCAGCGCCTGGAGGAAGGACGGCTGCGCGGGCTCGATTCGCATCTGTCGTACCGGATCGGCCTGCGGACCTTCTCCGCGTCGGAGAGCCGCGCGGTGCTCGGCGTCGCGGACGCCTACCAGCTGCCGCCCGTGCCGGGTTCGGCGTATCTGAAGTCCGACAACGACACCCTCATCCGGCTCAAGGCCGCGTACGTCTCGGGGGAACTGCCGCCGCGCAGCAAGATCGTGCGCAAGGACGGCCGGAGTCTCGGCCTGATGCCGTTCACGCTGGCGCCGGTCGAGATCCCGGTGACCGTCGAGGCCGAGGAACCGGTCGAAAAGGGCACCGGCGAGACGATCATCGGCGCGATGATCTCGCGGATCGAAGGCAAAGGCCCGGAGGCGCACCAGATCTGGCTTCCGCCGCTGGCCGAACCGCCCACCCTGGACCAGCTGCTGCCGCCGCTCGGTGAAGACCCCGAACGCGGCCTGTGCCCGCTGGGCTGGGGCGGCAACGGCAAGCTGATGATCCCGGTCGCGTTGGTGGACAAGCCCTTCGAGCAGCGGCGCGACATGCTGTGGGCCGATTTCTCCGGCGCCGCCGGGCACGCGCTGATCGTCGGGGCGCCGCAGAGCGGCAAGAGCACGCTGATGCGCGACATCGCCGCGATGCTCGCGCTGACCCACACACCGGAAGAGGTCCAGTTGTTCGTGCTGGACATGGGTGGTGGCGCGCTGGCACCGATCGCCGGGTTGCCCCACGTGTCCGGCTACGCGACGCGGCGCGACGCCCAGCGATGCCGCCGGGTGGTGGCGGAGCTGACGACCCTGCTCGAACAGCGCGAGGAGTTCTTCTCCGCCAACGGGATCGAGTCGATCACGACGTTCCGCCAGCGGCGCTCGGAGTTCCGGGAGAGTACGGAAGGCCGCGAGTTCGGCGACGTCTTCCTGTTCGTGGACAACTGGACCACGATCCGCCAGGAATACGAGCAGCTGGAGGAGCAGATCACCAGCCTCGCGTCACGCGGGCTCGGTTTCGGCATCCACGTCGTCGTCTCGATCAACCAGTGGATGGGCATGCGGGCGCCGTTGCGGGACGCGATCGGCACCAAGTTCGAACTGCGGCTCGGTGAACCGGCGGACTCGCTGATCGACCGCAAGATCGCGCAGAACGTCCCGGCGGACCGGCCGGGGCGCGGGTTGACCGCGGACAAGCTGCACTTCCTCGCGGCGCTCCCGCGGATCGACTCGGACCAGCGGCCGGACACCGTCGGCGTCGGTGGGCTGGATCTGAACCGCCGGATTTCGGCGGCTTGGAAGGGTGCGGCGGCACCTTCCGTGCGGCTGCTGCCGCCGGAGGTCCCGCTCGACTCGCTGGAATCCGGGCCGCGCAAGCAGATCACGCTCGGCATCGCGGAATCGAACCTGCGGCCGGTGCACCTTGATTTCGCCACCGAACCGCATTTCCTGGCCTTCGGCGACGTGGAATCCGGCAAGAGTTCGCTCCTGCGCGCGATCGCTCAAGGCATCGTGTCGAAGTACTCCCCGGAAGAAGCGGCCATCGTGGTCGCCGACTACCGGCGAGGGATGCTGGGCGCGGTGCCGGATTCGCATCTGCTCGGCTACGCGGGTTCGGAAACCGTGCTGAGCGGGCTGATCGAGCAGTGCCAGCAGGCGATGCGGAACCGGCTGCCCGGCGCGGACGTCACGCCGGAGCAGTTGCGGAACCGGTCCTGGTGGCGCGGTCCGGAGCTGTTCGTGCTCGTCGACGACTACGAGATGGTCGCGACCGTCGGCCGGAACCCGTTGCAGCCGCTGCTGGAATTCCTGCCGCAGGCTCGGGACATCGGCCTCCACCTCGTCATCGCGCGCGGCAGTGGCGGCGCCGGACGGTCCCTGTTCGAGCCCGTGCTGCAACGGATCCGGGAGCTGGGTTCGCCCGGCCTCGTGATGTCCGGCTCGCGGGACGAAGGGGCGCTGCTCGGCGACGTGAAGCCGGGACCGCAGCCCGCCGGGCGGGGTGTACTGGTCTCGCGGCGGGATGGGACCGGGCTGGTGCAGGTGGCGTGGACGAAGCCGGTGGAGGACTGA
- a CDS encoding WXG100 family type VII secretion target, producing MVGTGEYRAEPEAMRSAVGNLGGIIMQGINVVADLERTVLQPMSFATFGSAVAAANTAMQSQQVVAVRTLLQLLQQINGFIKSSADAYQAADEAVAGGYGGRPGGGAGSTSSSIWGNSHASELATLAINDSAGANGEPSSVGNVLRYLEDARLGQLGDHPITDTRFHGVSDFNDWLAGDADNQARVGVIEVYAGTARNFGDVPGGVHSGDVVVVEPLLFSDSKPIIAIAGEGGLLYNHGLVEADINGLAKVSVYRPASV from the coding sequence ATGGTCGGCACGGGCGAGTACCGGGCGGAGCCCGAGGCCATGCGCTCGGCGGTCGGGAACCTGGGCGGCATCATCATGCAGGGCATCAACGTCGTCGCCGACCTCGAACGCACCGTCCTGCAGCCGATGTCGTTCGCCACGTTCGGCAGCGCGGTGGCGGCGGCCAACACGGCGATGCAGAGCCAGCAGGTGGTCGCGGTCCGCACCCTGCTCCAGCTGCTGCAGCAGATCAACGGCTTCATCAAGAGCAGCGCCGACGCGTACCAGGCCGCCGACGAGGCGGTCGCGGGCGGATACGGCGGCCGCCCCGGCGGCGGTGCCGGATCGACGTCTTCGTCGATCTGGGGGAACTCGCACGCCTCCGAGCTGGCGACACTGGCCATCAACGACAGCGCCGGCGCCAACGGCGAGCCGTCTTCGGTCGGCAACGTGCTGCGCTACCTGGAGGACGCGCGGCTGGGACAGCTCGGCGACCACCCGATCACCGACACGCGGTTCCACGGCGTCTCGGACTTCAACGACTGGCTGGCCGGTGACGCCGACAACCAGGCGCGGGTCGGGGTCATCGAGGTCTACGCGGGTACGGCTCGCAACTTCGGCGACGTGCCGGGCGGTGTGCACAGCGGCGACGTCGTCGTGGTCGAACCGCTCCTGTTCTCCGACAGCAAGCCGATCATCGCCATCGCCGGAGAGGGCGGGCTGCTCTACAACCACGGACTCGTCGAAGCGGACATCAACGGCCTGGCGAAGGTCAGCGTCTACCGCCCGGCTTCCGTCTGA
- a CDS encoding WXG100 family type VII secretion target, which translates to MVDASGVVSSILSNYRRLVVEYQRRVTGDPSALTAAGQRCGDRASTVSGRADEIGKASKALNASWEGDAYTAFSVSATKLCQELGELGAKLSDQSNRLRAGAQALQGAKSCVDSILAQFDQYAAQLTSQARTANANAVNAFISAARQLGERAAQAAQEIAEELSEELARLFPPGGTGRIEHELGKWGRGPLYWLNGEALDGRKRPRSHPSWFGNSGWKKLTWDGLEGTRAPRAGDTPFGRPKPESLGEKAWGNTEITYAKWKQEQDGFTPGWDAKISTQGWDFKASGHAELAAFKEELEGKKEWGVASASAKGTAFVGGEVNGSLQAGAHGVGVHANAFVGGKIEGELAADVAGVGVGASGTLQYGLGAQLDGQAVYDAGHIKVNFKAGVALGLGAGIGAKIDIDLPKIADTFGEYGGAAVDAVSGAAGQAADAVGEAWDDAISYVGTW; encoded by the coding sequence GTGGTCGACGCTTCGGGCGTCGTCAGCTCGATCCTGTCGAATTACCGGCGGCTCGTGGTCGAGTACCAGCGGCGGGTCACCGGTGACCCTTCGGCGCTGACCGCGGCCGGTCAGCGGTGCGGCGACCGGGCGTCGACGGTTTCCGGCCGGGCGGACGAGATCGGCAAGGCGTCGAAGGCGCTCAACGCGTCTTGGGAAGGCGACGCCTACACGGCGTTTTCCGTCTCCGCCACGAAACTGTGCCAGGAACTCGGCGAGCTCGGCGCGAAACTGAGCGACCAGTCGAACCGGCTGAGGGCGGGAGCGCAGGCGCTGCAGGGCGCGAAGTCCTGTGTGGACTCGATCCTCGCGCAGTTCGACCAGTACGCCGCGCAACTCACCAGCCAGGCGCGGACGGCGAACGCGAACGCGGTCAACGCGTTCATCTCCGCCGCCCGCCAGCTCGGTGAACGCGCCGCGCAGGCGGCGCAGGAGATCGCCGAGGAGCTGAGCGAGGAACTCGCGCGGCTGTTCCCGCCGGGGGGCACCGGCCGGATCGAGCACGAGCTCGGCAAATGGGGCCGCGGCCCGTTGTACTGGCTCAACGGCGAAGCGCTCGACGGCCGCAAGCGCCCGCGTTCGCATCCTTCGTGGTTCGGCAATTCCGGCTGGAAGAAGCTCACCTGGGACGGCCTCGAAGGCACGCGCGCCCCGCGGGCGGGCGACACCCCGTTCGGCAGGCCGAAGCCGGAGAGCCTGGGCGAAAAGGCCTGGGGCAACACCGAGATCACCTACGCCAAGTGGAAGCAGGAGCAGGACGGCTTCACCCCGGGGTGGGACGCCAAGATCTCCACACAGGGCTGGGACTTCAAGGCGTCCGGGCACGCCGAATTGGCCGCCTTCAAGGAAGAACTCGAAGGCAAGAAGGAATGGGGCGTCGCTTCGGCCAGTGCCAAGGGGACCGCGTTCGTCGGCGGCGAGGTGAACGGATCGCTGCAGGCGGGCGCGCACGGGGTCGGCGTGCACGCCAACGCCTTCGTGGGCGGCAAGATCGAAGGCGAGCTCGCGGCGGACGTGGCGGGCGTGGGCGTCGGTGCGAGCGGCACCCTCCAATACGGACTCGGCGCGCAGCTCGACGGCCAGGCCGTCTACGACGCCGGGCACATCAAGGTCAACTTCAAGGCGGGTGTCGCGCTCGGGCTCGGTGCCGGGATCGGCGCGAAGATCGACATCGACCTGCCGAAGATCGCGGACACCTTCGGCGAGTACGGCGGCGCGGCCGTCGACGCGGTGAGCGGTGCGGCCGGCCAGGCGGCCGACGCCGTCGGCGAGGCATGGGACGACGCGATCTCCTACGTGGGCACGTGGTGA
- a CDS encoding YbaB/EbfC family nucleoid-associated protein: MTTDPYAMPDMDELLDQVRKQTEEVQRIQRSVEAMEVKAHSRQNEVTVVLRGDGRFTSIDIDPRAVRQYDARNLSEIVLEAVNNGLQKLAEASSAKFAPVIESAKSIEA; the protein is encoded by the coding sequence GTGACCACCGACCCCTACGCCATGCCGGACATGGACGAGTTGCTGGACCAGGTCCGCAAGCAGACCGAAGAGGTACAGCGCATCCAGCGTTCGGTCGAGGCGATGGAGGTCAAGGCGCATTCCCGGCAGAACGAGGTCACCGTCGTGCTGCGCGGGGACGGCCGGTTCACCTCGATCGACATCGACCCGCGCGCGGTGCGTCAGTACGACGCGCGCAACCTCTCGGAGATCGTGCTGGAGGCGGTCAACAACGGGCTGCAGAAGCTGGCCGAGGCCAGCAGCGCGAAGTTCGCCCCGGTCATCGAGTCCGCCAAGTCGATCGAAGCATGA
- the eccD gene encoding type VII secretion integral membrane protein EccD, producing the protein MTAAIAGSTRRVTVVTPRARVDVALPQQSTFAELVPQLVRLAGASGQASAEHPGWVLSRLGGAPLALGLTVAAAQVRDGEVLHLTPRERPRGPLLFDDVVDSIASVAEAGTGRWGPSVARKAGIVASVVLLLAGGLLVQAAASGSVLAPIGTGLLALVLVLGGGALSRAYGDAEAGAAGALAGVGAALLAGMSILSPHPLFSLSAGPLAAGLAVVTVYGVIAAVSVADRLPWFVAVTVAAGLGAITTAVVLLADVRPVSAAAVVAVVATALAAVAPMMALRLGRLPLPRVPDDMDSFRADENPSLGEDMVGGTTYAQALLTGLLVALGLVVVSASVVLSSSDGAWEAGLCALLGLALMLRSRAFAGRSQRLVLVGFGAAALAAAGFWLAAGGPRSFVFAAGCAVVVAAGVCLTYATRVAKGRRSPYWARTLDIVEFLVLLSLIPFVGMIAGVYEAVRG; encoded by the coding sequence ATGACGGCCGCGATCGCGGGCTCCACCCGGCGCGTCACGGTGGTGACACCGCGGGCGCGCGTCGATGTGGCGCTGCCGCAGCAGAGCACGTTCGCCGAACTCGTCCCGCAGCTCGTGCGGCTCGCGGGTGCCTCGGGGCAGGCGTCGGCCGAACATCCCGGCTGGGTGCTGTCCCGCCTCGGCGGCGCGCCGCTCGCGCTCGGGCTCACCGTGGCCGCCGCGCAGGTGCGCGACGGCGAAGTACTCCATCTGACCCCGCGGGAACGCCCGCGGGGTCCGCTGCTGTTCGACGACGTCGTCGATTCGATCGCCAGCGTCGCCGAGGCGGGCACCGGCCGCTGGGGACCGTCGGTGGCACGCAAGGCGGGCATCGTCGCGTCCGTGGTGCTGTTGCTCGCCGGTGGGCTGCTGGTGCAGGCGGCGGCGTCCGGGAGTGTGCTCGCGCCGATCGGGACCGGGCTGCTCGCGCTGGTCCTGGTGCTGGGCGGCGGTGCGCTGAGCCGCGCGTACGGCGACGCGGAGGCCGGTGCCGCCGGTGCCCTCGCCGGGGTCGGCGCGGCCCTGCTGGCCGGGATGTCGATCCTGTCGCCGCATCCGCTGTTCTCCCTGTCGGCGGGACCGCTGGCCGCGGGGCTCGCGGTGGTGACCGTGTACGGCGTGATCGCGGCCGTTTCGGTGGCGGACCGGTTGCCGTGGTTCGTCGCGGTGACCGTCGCGGCCGGGCTCGGCGCGATCACCACCGCCGTCGTCCTGCTGGCCGACGTCCGCCCGGTTTCGGCGGCCGCCGTGGTCGCCGTCGTGGCGACGGCACTGGCCGCGGTGGCGCCGATGATGGCGCTGCGGCTCGGCAGGCTGCCGCTGCCGCGGGTGCCGGACGACATGGACTCGTTCCGCGCCGACGAGAACCCTTCGCTCGGCGAGGACATGGTCGGCGGGACGACGTACGCGCAGGCGTTGCTGACCGGGCTGCTCGTCGCGCTCGGGCTCGTCGTGGTCTCGGCGTCGGTGGTCCTGTCGTCGTCCGACGGGGCCTGGGAAGCGGGGCTGTGCGCGCTGCTGGGCCTGGCGCTGATGCTGCGCTCGCGCGCGTTCGCCGGCCGTTCGCAGCGGCTCGTGCTCGTCGGTTTCGGCGCGGCGGCCTTGGCGGCGGCCGGTTTCTGGCTCGCGGCGGGTGGTCCGCGCTCGTTCGTCTTCGCCGCCGGCTGTGCCGTCGTCGTCGCGGCGGGCGTCTGTCTCACCTACGCGACGCGTGTCGCGAAGGGACGGCGTTCCCCTTACTGGGCAAGGACTCTCGATATCGTCGAGTTCCTGGTGCTGCTCTCGCTGATCCCGTTCGTCGGCATGATCGCGGGCGTTTACGAGGCCGTGCGAGGCTGA
- a CDS encoding type VII secretion protein EccE, which yields MSVDAPARPAQEHAPARGVAGAAPLPWLLPVRPLQAALWEIAGIAILLAFTVDGIPQAARISITAVAGVLVLTTSVRFAGRHAAGWLLTWAGYRLKRREKPEVPDPLHRLAGPARVRQHVDRAGNRFGVAEVSEGWSAIVRLTPGAVAPTPDLLVGILRDAYTNTGIPLSSAQLLTWTVPNGQSVLRVRWLTVRYRPEDAPIAALARGGGELGALRSTACAALSLMGALAEAGFESTVLEAGEVAENLRVALGSGQGAPVDGWRSWDWGGASQVCYRPRSERGLARTLDLHVPGSAFTATSYTLYRSPGGREKSEVTIRVGGRPGAETVRPNGIAVTPLHGRHAAAVRRTLPLALEN from the coding sequence TTGTCGGTTGATGCCCCGGCCCGCCCGGCCCAGGAACACGCTCCCGCGCGAGGTGTCGCGGGTGCGGCGCCACTGCCTTGGCTGCTGCCGGTCCGCCCGCTGCAGGCGGCGCTCTGGGAGATCGCCGGGATCGCGATCCTGCTGGCCTTCACCGTCGACGGGATCCCGCAGGCCGCGCGGATCAGCATCACCGCCGTCGCCGGCGTCCTCGTGCTGACGACTTCGGTCCGTTTCGCCGGACGCCATGCCGCGGGCTGGCTGCTCACTTGGGCCGGTTACCGGCTGAAGCGCCGGGAAAAGCCCGAAGTCCCCGATCCGCTGCACCGGCTCGCCGGACCAGCCAGGGTGCGTCAGCACGTCGACCGCGCGGGCAACCGGTTCGGCGTCGCCGAGGTGAGCGAGGGATGGAGCGCCATCGTCCGGCTCACCCCCGGCGCCGTGGCGCCGACGCCGGACCTGCTCGTCGGCATCCTGCGTGACGCGTACACGAACACCGGAATCCCTTTGTCCAGCGCGCAACTGCTGACCTGGACCGTCCCCAATGGACAGTCGGTGTTGCGCGTCCGCTGGCTCACCGTCCGGTACCGGCCAGAGGACGCGCCGATCGCGGCGCTCGCCAGGGGCGGCGGGGAACTGGGCGCGCTGCGGAGCACCGCCTGCGCGGCGCTGTCCCTCATGGGCGCGCTGGCCGAAGCCGGGTTCGAGAGCACCGTGCTCGAAGCCGGTGAAGTGGCGGAAAACCTGCGCGTCGCGCTCGGCAGCGGCCAGGGCGCGCCGGTCGACGGCTGGCGTTCCTGGGACTGGGGCGGCGCGTCGCAGGTCTGCTACCGGCCGCGGTCCGAGCGGGGTCTCGCGCGGACACTGGACCTTCACGTCCCCGGCTCGGCGTTCACCGCAACTTCGTACACGCTGTACCGCTCCCCCGGCGGGCGCGAGAAGTCCGAGGTGACCATCCGGGTCGGCGGGCGACCGGGGGCGGAAACGGTGCGGCCGAACGGGATCGCGGTGACCCCACTGCACGGACGGCACGCGGCTGCGGTCCGGCGGACCCTGCCGCTGGCGCTGGAGAACTGA
- the eccB gene encoding type VII secretion protein EccB — translation MWTQRDQIQAYQFLRRRLVSALVSADANHPVAPSRRLVIGTLCGLGVALLVTAVFGVIGLLNPSGGKDWLAGGKVIVEEGTGARYILGQDGALHPVLNYASARLMAGGNGEATVTVPSDKLAKAPRGSQIGIPGAPDSLPAAAALVNTPWTSCSRTTQDAPASAEPETTVLLGAPAAGIDLPRDQAVVVRVPEGERYLVTAGRRYKLTSEAATALQFDTYPAIAVSSRWVGTVAAGRDLAYRAVDDAGRPGPKVGGVSTKVGSVLGVIDTMASPNDATSYYLVRAEGLEPIGQTEASLLINTPQNADAYTGVPAPVAVRAADVAAVAKVGTARAGGADPAEYPDRIPRKAPVTGQSVTLCAQGSRIVISAQVPLPQGAKAIPVTARTDALVADAVFVPPSGGAVVAESGSGTVYVVTDTGQKYPVASTEALASLGYGQAERQPVPNGLLALVPRGPALDPAQAGRAVSAAGGTG, via the coding sequence GTGTGGACGCAGCGGGACCAGATCCAGGCCTACCAATTCCTCCGCAGGAGACTGGTTTCGGCACTGGTCTCGGCTGACGCCAACCATCCGGTCGCCCCGAGCCGCAGGCTCGTCATCGGCACCCTGTGCGGACTCGGCGTGGCGTTGCTGGTCACCGCGGTGTTCGGCGTGATCGGCCTGCTGAACCCCTCCGGCGGCAAGGACTGGCTGGCGGGCGGCAAGGTGATCGTCGAGGAGGGCACCGGCGCGCGCTACATCCTCGGCCAGGACGGCGCTCTGCATCCGGTGCTCAACTACGCCTCCGCGCGGCTGATGGCGGGCGGCAACGGCGAGGCCACTGTGACCGTCCCATCGGACAAGCTCGCGAAGGCGCCGAGGGGTTCGCAGATCGGCATCCCCGGCGCCCCCGACTCGCTGCCCGCGGCGGCCGCGCTCGTGAACACCCCGTGGACGAGCTGCTCGCGCACGACCCAGGACGCGCCCGCGTCGGCCGAACCGGAGACGACGGTGCTCCTCGGCGCGCCCGCCGCCGGGATCGACCTGCCGAGGGATCAGGCCGTCGTGGTCCGCGTCCCCGAGGGGGAGCGCTACCTCGTGACGGCAGGGCGCCGCTACAAGCTCACTTCCGAAGCCGCCACGGCGTTGCAGTTCGACACCTACCCGGCGATCGCGGTGTCCTCCCGGTGGGTCGGCACCGTCGCCGCCGGACGCGATCTGGCCTACCGCGCGGTCGACGACGCCGGACGGCCCGGCCCGAAGGTCGGCGGCGTCTCGACGAAGGTCGGCTCGGTGCTCGGCGTCATCGACACGATGGCGTCGCCCAACGACGCGACGTCGTACTACCTCGTCCGTGCCGAAGGGCTCGAACCGATCGGCCAGACCGAGGCGAGCCTGCTGATCAACACCCCGCAGAACGCCGACGCCTACACGGGCGTCCCGGCGCCCGTCGCGGTGCGCGCGGCCGACGTCGCCGCGGTGGCGAAGGTCGGCACGGCGAGGGCGGGCGGGGCCGATCCCGCGGAGTATCCGGACCGGATCCCGCGAAAAGCGCCCGTTACCGGACAGTCCGTGACGTTATGCGCACAGGGTTCTCGAATCGTTATCTCCGCACAGGTCCCGTTGCCGCAAGGTGCGAAGGCGATCCCGGTGACGGCGCGGACGGACGCGTTGGTCGCCGACGCCGTCTTCGTGCCCCCGTCGGGGGGCGCGGTGGTGGCGGAATCCGGTTCCGGCACGGTCTACGTCGTCACCGACACGGGCCAGAAGTACCCGGTGGCGAGCACTGAGGCACTCGCTTCCCTCGGCTACGGCCAAGCCGAACGGCAACCGGTTCCGAATGGATTGCTGGCACTGGTTCCGCGCGGTCCCGCGCTGGATCCGGCGCAAGCGGGTCGTGCGGTGTCCGCGGCGGGTGGGACGGGGTGA